One segment of Fructilactobacillus hinvesii DNA contains the following:
- the dnaG gene encoding DNA primase — protein MLKIPEEFVEKVRTSTNITDEVSKYVQLKQAGKNLFGLCPFHEERTPSFSVNEAKQIFHCFSCGRGGNVFTFLMDLKGMSFPEAVEAVAKDDGIELPKVVTNTPRDQKQQQRQPLIEAHQEAAQLYHHILMNTKLGEAARNYLQERQVSPEMIERFNLGFAPGEQVLRSFFAERKTDYQTLRKTGLFIEDQAGNLKDRFTNRLMFPIKNTTGALVGFSGRLLHKSDSAPKYLNSPETEIFNKRRVLYNYDVARQAARKAKRLLLLEGFMDVISASQAGIDFGVASMGTSLTEEQIYDLQRVSSNIDICYDGDVPGQKAIDRAVSLLEQNGNFQIGVIQIPDGMDPDEYRRKNGTAGLQKIVKSGREPVIKFRLRYLRSHFNFEQETDKIEYAKQATKLIATLDSSVERGVYLKDLATDLDFDQTSLQEQCEEDRRKQRPVRKHVTPTPVEPVQREQPRYSRVENAERQLLAGMLHDSNVWTHVINQPNFSFVHDDYQQLYLFAQEFFRRHAAYNSAKFSDFIGEQHLQSVLAELEMNPAYDHSSDQAVADCVKIIQQDAPLAAQIKDLKHEFEVAKQTGNELQQLKLATELIKAQQQLDQLKSTSD, from the coding sequence ATGCTCAAAATTCCAGAAGAATTTGTGGAAAAGGTCCGGACGAGTACTAACATTACTGATGAAGTTAGTAAATATGTGCAACTAAAGCAGGCTGGTAAGAATCTGTTTGGATTATGTCCCTTTCATGAGGAACGAACGCCTTCTTTTTCTGTGAACGAAGCCAAACAAATTTTTCACTGTTTTAGTTGTGGTCGGGGCGGAAACGTCTTTACTTTTTTGATGGATTTAAAGGGGATGTCCTTTCCTGAAGCAGTAGAAGCCGTCGCTAAAGATGACGGAATTGAACTACCAAAGGTCGTAACCAATACGCCCCGTGATCAAAAGCAACAACAGCGACAACCATTAATTGAAGCTCATCAAGAAGCGGCTCAACTTTACCACCACATCTTGATGAATACTAAACTTGGAGAAGCGGCCCGTAACTATCTGCAAGAACGCCAGGTTAGTCCAGAGATGATTGAGCGATTTAATCTAGGATTTGCCCCGGGCGAGCAGGTGTTACGTTCGTTTTTTGCAGAACGAAAGACGGACTATCAAACGCTGCGCAAGACGGGGTTATTTATTGAAGATCAAGCGGGTAATCTGAAAGATCGGTTTACGAACCGTTTGATGTTTCCCATTAAAAATACGACGGGGGCTTTGGTAGGATTTTCGGGACGGTTACTGCATAAAAGTGATAGTGCCCCCAAATATTTGAACAGTCCGGAAACAGAAATTTTTAACAAACGGCGCGTTTTGTACAACTATGACGTTGCTAGGCAGGCGGCCCGCAAAGCGAAACGACTGCTTTTATTAGAAGGGTTCATGGACGTAATTTCGGCCAGTCAAGCTGGGATTGATTTTGGGGTGGCCTCAATGGGAACCAGTCTGACGGAGGAACAAATTTATGACCTCCAACGGGTTTCCAGTAACATTGACATTTGTTATGACGGGGACGTGCCGGGCCAAAAAGCCATCGATCGGGCCGTTAGTTTGCTGGAGCAAAATGGGAACTTTCAAATTGGGGTCATTCAGATTCCGGATGGAATGGATCCAGATGAATATCGGCGGAAAAATGGAACTGCCGGACTTCAAAAGATCGTTAAAAGCGGACGAGAGCCAGTCATTAAATTCCGGCTCCGGTACTTACGTTCGCACTTTAATTTCGAACAAGAGACTGACAAGATTGAATACGCCAAGCAGGCCACTAAGTTAATCGCTACCCTAGATAGTTCCGTGGAGCGGGGGGTGTATCTAAAGGACTTAGCGACTGATCTAGATTTTGATCAGACTAGTTTGCAAGAGCAGTGTGAAGAAGACCGTCGCAAGCAACGGCCGGTCCGGAAACATGTTACTCCCACTCCGGTTGAACCTGTCCAACGGGAACAACCTCGTTATTCACGAGTCGAAAATGCGGAACGTCAGCTATTAGCAGGAATGCTGCATGATTCAAACGTGTGGACCCACGTGATTAATCAACCGAACTTTAGTTTTGTTCATGATGATTATCAGCAGTTGTATCTGTTTGCACAGGAATTTTTTCGGCGGCATGCAGCTTATAATTCGGCCAAGTTTAGTGATTTTATTGGCGAACAACATTTGCAATCCGTGTTAGCGGAGTTAGAAATGAATCCAGCCTACGATCACTCGAGCGATCAAGCGGTAGCTGATTGTGTTAAAATAATACAGCAAGATGCCCCGTTAGCAGCCCAAATTAAGGATTTAAAGCATGAATTTGAAGTTGCCAAGCAAACTGGCAACGAATTGCAACAATTAAAGTTGGCAACTGAGCTTATCAAGGCCCAGCAACAGTTGGATCAGCTTAAGTCAACTAGTGATTAA